In Tachysurus vachellii isolate PV-2020 chromosome 10, HZAU_Pvac_v1, whole genome shotgun sequence, the following proteins share a genomic window:
- the b3gnt2b gene encoding N-acetyllactosaminide beta-1,3-N-acetylglucosaminyltransferase 2: MHGPRRRLKVVVMTIMTAFFFIIVEVSRIASQDKRGWNKIRIPTKPFWGKLSPNKAYWNRHQQKLDHLYNPILKGHNASLGGLLPDWLNDTVAQDSCEPDYRVMSQVENFSLLPDRFKDFLLYMRCRSYRMVVDQPQICKNQPFLLLAIKSMASHFDRRQAIRQSWGRAGVLANKTVVTVFLLGNATAVDNFPDLSPMLAYESSMHGDILQWDYRDSFFNLTAKEVLFLEWFNTRCPNASFIFKGDDDVFVNTLLIIKFLKGLSPAKAQDLFVGDVITNAGPHRDKKVKYYIPESIYVGKYPPYAGGGGYLYSGTVAKGLHRIMNKVPLYPIDDVYTGMCLRKLGLAPQKHKGFRTFGIEEKYRNNPCAYKSLMLVHPRSPQDMIKIWAWLKNTALNCQ; encoded by the coding sequence ATGCACGGACCTCGAAGAAGGCTGAAGGTTGTCGTGATGACTATAATGACTGCGTTCTTCTTCATCATAGTGGAAGTTTCAAGAATCGCCAGCCAAGATAAACGCGGCTGGAACAAAATCCGAATCCCCACCAAACCGTTCTGGGGCAAACTGTCCCCAAACAAAGCCTACTGGAACCGGCATCAGCAGAAGCTGGACCATTTGTACAACCCGATCCTGAAAGGACATAACGCCTCACTCGGTGGTCTACTGCCAGACTGGCTAAACGACACGGTAGCCCAAGACTCCTGCGAGCCGGACTACCGGGTCATGTCACAAGTGGAGAATTTTAGCTTGCTTCCAGATCGTTTTAAAGACTTTCTGTTGTACATGCGATGCAGGTCGTATCGCATGGTCGTGGACCAGCCTCAGATATGCAAAAATCAGCCTTTTTTGTTGCTGGCCATCAAATCCATGGCATCTCATTTTGACCGGCGTCAGGCGATACGACAGTCCTGGGGTCGAGCCGGTGTTTTAGCAAACAAGACCGTAGTGACTGTATTTCTTCTTGGCAACGCCACTGCtgtggacaattttccagacttATCACCAATGTTAGCGTACGAGAGCTCCATGCACGGAGACATCCTTCAGTGGGACTACAGGGACTCCTTTTTTAACCTGACCGCCAAGGAGGTCCTTTTCCTTGAGTGGTTCAACACTCGCTGTCCAAATGCTAGCTTCATATTtaaaggtgatgatgatgttttcgTTAACACTTTACTTATTATAAAATTCCTCAAGGGTCTGTCGCCTGCCAAGGCACAGGACCTGTTTGTTGGGGATGTAATAACGAATGCTGGACCTCACCGGGACAAGAAGGTTAAGTACTACATCCCTGAGAGCATTTATGTTGGCAAGTATCCACCATACGCGGGTGGTGGAGGGTACCTTTACTCCGGAACAGTGGCCAAGGGGCTCCATAGGATCATGAACAAGGTGCCACTGTACCCCATTGACGATGTCTACACGGGCATGTGCTTGAGGAAACTGGGACTTGCCCCGCAGAAGCACAAGGGTTTCCGAACTTTCGGCATCGAGGAGAAATACCGTAACAATCCATGTGCCTATAAGAGTCTGATGCTGGTTCACCCGAGAAGTCCGCAGGACATGATAAAAATATGGGCGTGGCTTAAAAATACTGCTTTAAATTGTCAGTGA